In the genome of Bremerella sp. JC817, one region contains:
- the lepA gene encoding translation elongation factor 4, producing the protein MAIIDQKYIRNFCIIAHIDHGKSTLADRLLEKTATVSSREMKEQLLDDMEVERERGITIKARAVAMRYKHEGREYEINLIDTPGHVDFQYEVGRSLTCCEGAVLLVDAFQGVEAQTVANAFMAMEHDLEVVPCLSKIDLNHARPEEVAEEIEQTLALDATDICGISGKTGQGVDALLTRIIERIPAPTGDRESTLQAMVFDSHYDKFRGAITYVRVMNGRLKKGDKIRFIRGGTNHEVLEVGQFVPRPVARDELSAGQVGYVICNIKSLELVNIGDTITVQGDKGAPALPGYQEPKRMVFCGLYPSDGQDFEQLRDALKSLRINDPSFTFEPETSDALGFGFRCGFLGLLHMEIVQQRLEQEADIDLVQTAPNVTYQIINSQGEKVDIHKPQDVPDAGEIEEFLQPIVRVSLIQPSDYIGAVMQLCNERRGIHVRTEYLSPTRSMLVYDIPLAEVIYDLHDKLKSATRGYGTMDYEIRGYETADLVRMDILVNGKRVDALSIICDRADADRRGRAVVKKLKEEIDRHMFEVAVQAAIGSRVIARETVKALRKNVTAKCYGGDISRKRKLWAKQKEGKKRMKSIGSVDIPQKAFMAVLETGEDR; encoded by the coding sequence ATGGCAATCATCGACCAGAAGTACATTCGTAATTTCTGCATCATCGCGCACATCGACCACGGCAAAAGCACGTTGGCCGACCGTCTGCTGGAAAAGACCGCCACGGTCAGCTCGCGCGAAATGAAAGAACAACTGCTGGACGACATGGAAGTCGAACGCGAGCGTGGTATCACCATCAAGGCTCGCGCTGTTGCCATGCGCTACAAGCATGAAGGTCGCGAGTACGAAATCAACTTGATCGATACACCTGGCCACGTTGACTTCCAATATGAAGTCGGTCGATCGCTGACCTGCTGCGAAGGCGCCGTGCTGTTGGTCGATGCCTTCCAAGGGGTCGAAGCCCAAACGGTGGCCAATGCCTTCATGGCGATGGAACACGACCTGGAAGTGGTTCCATGTCTCAGCAAGATCGACCTCAACCATGCTCGCCCCGAAGAAGTGGCTGAGGAAATCGAACAAACACTCGCCCTCGACGCGACCGACATCTGCGGTATCAGCGGCAAGACAGGGCAGGGGGTCGACGCGCTGCTGACTCGCATCATCGAACGCATTCCTGCCCCGACCGGTGATCGCGAATCGACGCTGCAAGCGATGGTGTTCGACTCGCACTACGACAAGTTCCGCGGTGCGATCACCTATGTCCGCGTGATGAACGGCCGCCTGAAGAAGGGGGACAAGATCCGCTTCATCCGTGGTGGCACCAACCACGAAGTTCTGGAAGTCGGCCAGTTCGTGCCACGTCCGGTCGCTCGCGACGAACTGTCGGCCGGCCAGGTCGGTTACGTCATCTGCAATATCAAGTCGCTCGAACTGGTCAATATCGGCGATACGATCACCGTCCAAGGGGACAAGGGTGCTCCGGCACTGCCTGGTTACCAGGAACCGAAGCGGATGGTGTTCTGTGGCCTTTATCCATCCGATGGCCAAGACTTCGAACAACTTCGCGACGCGCTGAAGAGCCTGCGAATCAACGACCCCAGCTTCACGTTCGAGCCGGAAACGAGCGATGCGTTGGGCTTCGGTTTCCGCTGTGGCTTCCTCGGTCTGTTGCATATGGAAATCGTTCAGCAGCGTCTGGAACAAGAGGCCGACATCGACCTCGTGCAGACCGCACCGAACGTGACCTATCAGATCATCAATTCGCAGGGCGAGAAGGTCGACATCCACAAGCCGCAAGACGTGCCCGATGCCGGCGAGATCGAAGAGTTCCTGCAGCCGATCGTCCGAGTCAGCTTGATCCAGCCGTCCGACTACATCGGTGCGGTCATGCAGCTGTGCAACGAGCGTCGTGGCATTCACGTTCGGACCGAGTACCTTTCGCCGACCCGTTCGATGTTGGTCTACGACATTCCTCTCGCGGAAGTGATCTACGACCTGCACGACAAGCTAAAGAGTGCCACCCGCGGCTACGGCACGATGGACTACGAAATTCGCGGCTACGAAACGGCCGACCTGGTTCGTATGGACATCCTGGTCAACGGCAAGCGAGTCGACGCGCTCAGCATTATTTGCGATCGTGCCGACGCCGATCGTCGCGGGCGTGCGGTCGTGAAGAAGTTGAAAGAGGAAATCGATCGTCATATGTTTGAAGTGGCCGTTCAGGCGGCCATCGGCAGCCGCGTGATCGCACGCGAAACGGTCAAAGCCCTCCGCAAGAACGTGACCGCCAAGTGTTATGGTGGTGACATCTCGCGTAAGCGAAAGCTGTGGGCCAAGCAGAAGGAAGGTAAGAAGCGTATGAAGTCGATCGGTTCGGTCGATATTCCGCAGAAGGCCTTCATGGCAGTTCTCGAAACTGGCGAGGACCGCTAA
- a CDS encoding S26 family signal peptidase, giving the protein MRLGPLLILLIFTASMAAFAIATATPAPKYRVASGSMAPTLLGPHYHQHCQSCQAESILDGGNLPELTTCPNCGFQANVVDASQIHRGSELVWEPVTLDELRRWDIVLLQNPDDANDWQVKRVAFLPGESPRIEAGELYRGTRLIRKSPQEREALKQLVYDQSDESPDHPRFLSQRATSSGWNVRPGSIGFAPISHQPDSDDDWLIYHHQRCLPPPSPIGNDAPPLDSYTYNHNVSRELFPANDLWLEWTFGHWMADRLILKMPQDDDFTTITIDLQARKITSESWRQTVVLPLDVDSLEKRTIRAGRCDGQWFVEISDPQRQRFFPLGAAVEPIGSEPFALKIEGGQAVLRETKIFRDIVWLGAPRSEADWSLGRELTEHEIFVLGDNVPISEDSRGKLGPVDARKSLRGKVLRVLAD; this is encoded by the coding sequence ATGCGACTTGGCCCGTTGTTGATCTTGCTGATCTTCACTGCGTCGATGGCGGCTTTCGCTATCGCAACGGCAACACCGGCTCCCAAGTACCGCGTTGCCAGCGGCTCGATGGCTCCGACATTGCTCGGGCCGCACTACCATCAGCACTGCCAGTCTTGCCAGGCCGAGAGCATCCTCGATGGCGGCAATCTTCCGGAACTGACGACCTGTCCGAACTGCGGCTTTCAAGCCAATGTCGTCGATGCTTCCCAAATTCATCGAGGAAGCGAACTGGTCTGGGAACCGGTCACCCTCGACGAGCTTCGCCGCTGGGATATCGTCTTACTCCAGAACCCTGACGACGCGAACGATTGGCAAGTCAAACGGGTCGCCTTTCTGCCGGGCGAATCACCTCGCATCGAAGCCGGCGAACTGTATCGCGGCACTCGGCTGATCCGCAAGTCGCCTCAGGAACGCGAAGCCTTGAAGCAGTTGGTCTACGATCAAAGCGACGAATCGCCCGACCATCCTCGGTTCTTAAGCCAGCGAGCCACCAGCAGTGGTTGGAACGTCCGGCCGGGTTCGATCGGCTTTGCACCGATCAGTCACCAACCCGATAGCGACGATGATTGGCTGATCTATCACCATCAGCGTTGCCTTCCTCCTCCGAGCCCTATCGGCAACGATGCTCCGCCGCTGGACAGCTACACCTACAACCACAATGTCTCGCGAGAACTCTTTCCGGCGAACGACCTCTGGCTGGAATGGACCTTCGGGCACTGGATGGCCGATCGCTTGATTCTGAAGATGCCCCAGGACGACGACTTCACCACGATCACCATCGACTTGCAGGCTCGGAAGATCACCTCCGAGAGCTGGCGTCAGACGGTCGTGCTGCCGCTCGATGTCGATTCACTGGAGAAGCGAACGATCCGGGCCGGCCGCTGCGACGGGCAATGGTTCGTTGAGATTTCCGATCCACAAAGGCAACGCTTCTTTCCGCTCGGCGCGGCGGTCGAACCGATTGGCAGCGAGCCCTTCGCCTTGAAGATCGAAGGAGGTCAGGCCGTCCTTCGCGAGACCAAAATCTTCCGCGACATCGTCTGGCTTGGTGCCCCCCGCAGCGAAGCGGACTGGTCGCTGGGTCGTGAGCTGACCGAGCACGAAATCTTCGTCCTGGGGGACAACGTCCCGATCTCTGAGGACTCACGCGGGAAGCTGGGGCCAGTCGATGCTCGCAAGAGTTTGCGTGGCAAGGTGTTGCGAGTGCTAGCGGACTGA
- the lepB gene encoding signal peptidase I: protein MAKKKRASSPIAPKNATTTKSRKAGDSDHFAVTREFVESLVVAVILALLFRAFEAEAFVIPTGSMATTLLGRHKDVVDEYTGYEYTVGSSGEVDRSTNKQVQNVVEAIDPLYHRLTDVSNNPSYSGDRILVSKFAYDFADPARWDVIVFKYPIEPQTNYIKRLIGLPGETVRIFHGDIYIKKPGETEFKIARKPPAKQLTLHRLIYDTDYPCPILEKAGFPDRLEVYPSDTRANWTKEENGAWVCHPKGSPTWLRYRHVLADNGKNVSYWALAETGQRVNTQEAREECSQLITDFSAYNTDTTNHFRNRRTSSGMHWVGDLMLECNAEIRSETGTFSLDLVEGGTHFRCDIDVATGMATLSADKPSIEFDEPGKIEAQTSIKGPGTYQLRFANTDDELRLWVDGSLVTFSLPATYTPQGEVVPMWSEEDPGDLLPVGFGTTDVEFKLSSVRVFRDVYYIADGKQFEFGRQSNTLLDYQRDSHPGWNAPSDDEIREVMTDPARWSTTSLFRSRREAVFTLEDGQYFPLGDNSAESQDGRLFPLGQQFVPQHMLIGKALFVYWPHSKNTPVPFFPNFARMKFIQ, encoded by the coding sequence ATGGCCAAGAAGAAGCGTGCCTCGTCGCCGATCGCGCCGAAGAATGCGACCACTACCAAGTCGCGTAAAGCGGGCGATTCGGATCACTTTGCCGTGACTCGCGAATTCGTCGAGTCGCTGGTCGTGGCCGTGATTCTGGCTCTGCTGTTCCGCGCTTTCGAGGCGGAAGCGTTCGTGATTCCGACCGGCTCGATGGCCACCACGCTTCTGGGTCGCCATAAAGATGTCGTCGACGAATACACCGGCTACGAATACACCGTCGGCTCTAGCGGCGAAGTCGACCGTTCCACCAACAAGCAAGTTCAGAACGTGGTCGAAGCGATCGATCCGCTTTACCACCGCCTGACCGATGTCAGCAACAATCCATCCTACAGCGGCGACCGCATTCTGGTCAGCAAGTTCGCGTACGACTTCGCCGATCCGGCGCGTTGGGATGTCATCGTCTTCAAGTATCCGATCGAACCGCAGACGAATTACATCAAGCGATTGATCGGTCTGCCAGGCGAAACCGTTCGGATCTTCCATGGCGACATCTACATTAAGAAGCCAGGCGAGACCGAGTTCAAGATCGCCCGCAAGCCGCCTGCCAAACAGCTGACGCTGCATCGGCTGATCTACGATACCGACTACCCATGTCCGATTCTGGAGAAGGCTGGCTTCCCTGATCGCCTGGAAGTTTATCCATCCGATACCCGAGCCAATTGGACCAAGGAAGAGAACGGGGCGTGGGTCTGCCATCCGAAAGGAAGCCCGACCTGGCTTCGCTATCGGCATGTCCTGGCCGACAACGGTAAGAACGTCAGCTACTGGGCATTGGCCGAGACCGGGCAGCGTGTCAACACGCAGGAAGCTCGCGAAGAGTGCAGCCAGCTGATCACCGACTTCAGCGCCTACAACACCGACACGACCAACCATTTCCGCAATCGTCGCACCAGCTCGGGCATGCACTGGGTGGGCGACTTGATGCTGGAATGTAACGCTGAGATCCGCAGCGAAACGGGCACGTTCTCGCTCGACCTGGTCGAAGGGGGTACGCACTTCCGCTGCGACATCGATGTTGCCACTGGCATGGCGACGCTGAGCGCCGACAAACCTTCGATCGAGTTCGACGAACCAGGCAAGATTGAAGCCCAGACTTCGATCAAAGGGCCTGGGACCTATCAACTTCGCTTCGCCAATACCGACGACGAACTTCGCCTGTGGGTTGATGGCAGCCTGGTCACGTTCTCGTTGCCGGCAACCTACACGCCTCAAGGTGAAGTCGTTCCGATGTGGAGCGAGGAAGATCCTGGCGACCTGCTGCCGGTTGGCTTCGGCACGACCGATGTCGAGTTCAAGCTGAGCAGCGTGCGTGTCTTCCGCGATGTCTATTACATTGCCGACGGCAAGCAGTTCGAGTTCGGCCGCCAATCGAATACGCTTCTCGACTATCAGCGTGACAGCCACCCTGGCTGGAATGCTCCGTCGGACGACGAGATCCGAGAAGTGATGACCGACCCAGCTCGCTGGAGCACGACGAGCTTGTTCCGCTCGCGTCGCGAAGCAGTCTTCACGCTGGAAGACGGGCAATATTTTCCCTTGGGGGACAACAGTGCCGAAAGCCAGGATGGTCGCCTTTTCCCTCTCGGTCAGCAATTTGTGCCACAGCACATGTTGATCGGGAAGGCACTTTTCGTGTATTGGCCACATTCCAAGAACACGCCCGTTCCGTTTTTCCCTAACTTCGCCCGGATGAAGTTCATTCAGTAA
- the lptB gene encoding LPS export ABC transporter ATP-binding protein — MDESTILSAQNLVKTYGRRRVVDGVSYEVKRGEIVGLLGSNGAGKTTSFRMTCGMVTPNEGRVELNGKDVTLWPMFKRCRDGGMGYLAQDSSVFQKLTVEQNLLGVMELLRIDSYHRKMRCEELLERFDITHIRKSKAKSLSGGERRRLEIARCLVSDPEIIMLDEPFTGIDPVTVDSIQLVIRELRQSGISILITDHQAEKTLEIVDRCYVVHRGNILCHGSPDEVVRHPEAVKYYFGNLSRNNFGDRGDLDAAA, encoded by the coding sequence ATGGACGAATCAACGATTCTTTCAGCTCAGAACCTCGTCAAAACGTATGGACGACGTCGCGTTGTCGATGGCGTCAGCTACGAAGTGAAGCGAGGCGAAATCGTCGGTCTGCTCGGATCGAACGGTGCCGGTAAGACCACCAGCTTCCGCATGACCTGCGGCATGGTCACGCCGAACGAAGGCCGCGTCGAGCTGAATGGCAAAGACGTCACCTTGTGGCCGATGTTCAAGCGTTGCCGCGACGGCGGCATGGGCTACCTGGCTCAGGACAGTAGCGTCTTCCAGAAGCTGACCGTCGAACAAAACCTGCTGGGCGTGATGGAACTGCTGCGGATCGATTCGTACCATCGCAAGATGCGCTGCGAAGAACTGCTGGAACGGTTTGATATCACGCACATTCGCAAGTCGAAAGCGAAGAGCCTCTCCGGCGGTGAACGTCGCCGTTTGGAAATCGCTCGTTGTTTGGTCTCGGATCCTGAGATCATCATGCTCGACGAACCTTTCACCGGGATCGACCCGGTCACCGTCGACAGCATTCAGTTGGTCATTCGCGAGCTCCGCCAAAGCGGCATCTCGATTTTGATCACCGACCACCAGGCGGAAAAGACGTTGGAAATCGTCGACCGCTGTTACGTCGTCCATCGGGGAAACATCCTTTGCCATGGTTCTCCCGACGAAGTCGTCCGTCATCCGGAAGCGGTGAAGTACTACTTCGGCAATCTGTCTCGCAACAACTTTGGCGACCGAGGCGACCTGGACGCAGCGGCCTAA
- a CDS encoding class I SAM-dependent methyltransferase has translation MAHRVFQSWNGCDGEIGLEISAQSACPISGTYDGVVVYNRDRYGFPMRTVISKATGLVYTDPRPADDAIDDFYRNGYRRFYKSAAVPKWKHTARNARIAGQRMDVIQSLTTKGSTVLDVGTGSGELLYVGRRAGLEMQGIEADQAYAQFGRRSYGVKIINQSLQRARLPEAHFDVVTIYHVLEHLADPTAALKKLATALKPGGHLVIEVPNVDSLDAQFRQKWHPGHLFHFNCATLSALANVCGFEVVTVYTCDRLSVVWAILRKPEVAVDRRWPYLIEGNFDHTWQILQSQARQSWMTNFKHKFMRNSKKLQRNLHEWISAMSEPSHRKLVDKVSRRKAA, from the coding sequence ATGGCACACCGCGTGTTTCAAAGCTGGAATGGCTGTGACGGTGAGATCGGATTGGAGATCAGCGCCCAATCGGCCTGCCCCATCTCGGGCACGTACGACGGGGTCGTTGTCTACAACCGCGATCGCTATGGGTTCCCTATGCGGACGGTGATCTCGAAGGCAACTGGCCTCGTCTATACCGATCCCCGCCCCGCCGACGACGCCATCGACGACTTCTACCGTAATGGCTATCGCCGCTTTTACAAGTCAGCCGCGGTTCCGAAGTGGAAGCATACCGCACGCAACGCTCGAATCGCCGGCCAGCGTATGGATGTCATCCAGTCGCTGACCACGAAAGGTTCAACCGTCCTGGATGTTGGCACCGGCTCAGGCGAACTGCTTTACGTGGGTCGCCGCGCTGGCCTCGAGATGCAAGGCATCGAAGCCGATCAGGCCTATGCCCAGTTTGGCCGTCGTAGCTATGGCGTGAAGATCATCAATCAATCGCTGCAACGAGCACGATTGCCGGAAGCCCATTTCGATGTCGTCACGATCTACCACGTTCTAGAGCACCTGGCCGATCCGACCGCCGCATTGAAGAAGCTGGCCACCGCATTGAAGCCAGGCGGGCACCTGGTGATCGAAGTGCCAAATGTCGACTCACTCGACGCGCAATTCCGACAGAAGTGGCACCCAGGGCACTTGTTTCATTTCAACTGTGCGACCCTTTCGGCATTGGCCAATGTCTGCGGATTCGAGGTCGTGACGGTCTATACCTGCGACCGGCTGAGCGTGGTGTGGGCCATTTTGAGAAAGCCCGAAGTGGCGGTCGATCGCCGCTGGCCTTACTTGATCGAAGGGAACTTCGATCACACCTGGCAGATCCTACAAAGCCAGGCCCGTCAAAGCTGGATGACGAATTTTAAGCACAAGTTCATGCGAAACAGCAAGAAGCTGCAGCGCAATCTTCATGAATGGATCAGCGCGATGTCGGAACCAAGTCATCGTAAGCTGGTCGACAAGGTTTCGCGCCGCAAAGCCGCCTAG
- a CDS encoding BlaI/MecI/CopY family transcriptional regulator, producing the protein MARPKQETPTSGELEVLKVLWKRGPSTVREVLEELNQQGRTRAYTSVMSLMNVMADKALLEREPLGRAFQYSAKKPQEKTLGGIVSDLLGRVFEGSAPTLVAHLLEETKPNAVELDEIRKALKQYEEENET; encoded by the coding sequence ATGGCCAGGCCCAAACAGGAAACCCCTACCTCCGGTGAACTGGAGGTACTTAAAGTCCTTTGGAAACGCGGACCCAGCACGGTCCGCGAAGTTCTTGAGGAACTCAATCAACAAGGCCGCACGCGAGCTTACACTTCGGTGATGAGCTTGATGAATGTGATGGCCGATAAAGCCTTGCTGGAACGCGAGCCGCTGGGCCGTGCCTTTCAGTACTCTGCCAAGAAGCCCCAAGAGAAGACGCTCGGCGGAATCGTCAGCGATTTGCTCGGACGCGTCTTCGAAGGCTCGGCACCGACACTGGTAGCCCATCTTCTGGAAGAAACCAAACCCAACGCCGTCGAACTCGATGAAATTCGTAAGGCACTCAAGCAGTACGAAGAGGAGAACGAGACCTGA
- a CDS encoding M56 family metallopeptidase — protein sequence MWSLLQSPLGMKLTLVLLHFLWQATLLFGFWRLAISLLCIRTPQARHSGALGTLLLIICCPVLTSCLIDSTSLPTAIDQNGIAATLIDSPKSASSDDLAGQALTSASSLTSNSSIKALSLGGWIVRSQPYLILGWSVGVLILGTRLFLGYIGTIWLRRSQLTPVESDLLVRFANLATRLNLLQLPPIAYSKRIGQAMTVGLLRPMVLLPAAWAASISPEILDAVFAHELAHIRRQDLWINFLQRLAETLFFYHPAVWWLSSEIRQTRESCCDELAVEALGQRLHYARSLQEVAHWQLEQPASSLATPFLGGPQQKLLDRVRHILGMATPPAGERCWAAGLLLASIPVWLWMLSAIFWPDSAPQALAKDRQSAIVELEDIEPEDAAPTSVSPEHAMRDHLEPHHHNLEQHAELHRRGHHHHHHDDAIDDVRQEDQEMLEVLKQLQQEVRSLRAEVEQLRQRPPLPPPAVQRRMMQQRPKVVPFWHQLAEGLDDE from the coding sequence ATGTGGAGTCTCCTGCAAAGCCCGCTGGGAATGAAGCTCACCCTAGTCCTGCTTCATTTTCTCTGGCAAGCAACTCTCCTCTTTGGTTTCTGGCGGCTAGCCATCTCGCTGCTTTGCATCCGCACCCCTCAGGCACGCCACAGCGGTGCCTTGGGCACATTGCTGCTGATAATCTGCTGCCCTGTACTAACGTCTTGCCTGATCGACTCGACCAGCCTTCCTACGGCAATCGATCAGAACGGAATCGCAGCGACGCTGATCGATTCGCCCAAGTCAGCCTCTTCGGATGATCTCGCCGGGCAGGCACTTACCAGTGCCTCTTCGCTTACCAGCAATAGCTCGATCAAAGCCCTGTCGCTAGGCGGCTGGATCGTCCGCTCGCAGCCGTACTTGATTCTGGGCTGGAGCGTAGGCGTGCTGATCTTGGGCACGCGTCTGTTCCTTGGCTACATCGGCACAATCTGGCTACGACGATCGCAATTAACGCCTGTTGAATCTGACTTGCTCGTACGCTTTGCCAACCTGGCAACTCGCTTGAATTTGCTTCAGTTGCCTCCGATTGCCTACTCCAAGCGGATCGGCCAGGCGATGACCGTTGGCCTGCTTCGTCCGATGGTTCTGCTGCCGGCAGCGTGGGCGGCTTCGATCTCGCCAGAAATCCTCGACGCCGTCTTCGCCCACGAACTGGCACACATTCGTCGCCAAGACCTGTGGATCAACTTCCTGCAGCGTCTGGCTGAAACGTTGTTCTTTTATCATCCGGCCGTCTGGTGGCTGTCGTCCGAGATCCGTCAAACGCGAGAGTCGTGTTGTGACGAACTCGCTGTTGAAGCTTTGGGCCAACGATTGCACTATGCTCGATCGCTGCAAGAGGTCGCTCACTGGCAATTGGAACAGCCTGCTTCGTCGCTGGCGACTCCGTTCCTGGGAGGGCCGCAGCAAAAGCTATTGGATCGCGTGCGTCATATTCTCGGTATGGCAACGCCACCGGCAGGCGAACGCTGCTGGGCAGCAGGCTTGCTGCTCGCTTCTATTCCGGTTTGGCTTTGGATGCTGTCGGCAATCTTTTGGCCTGACTCGGCACCGCAAGCGTTGGCCAAAGACCGTCAATCCGCGATTGTCGAACTGGAAGATATCGAACCCGAGGACGCCGCACCAACGTCGGTTTCCCCTGAGCATGCCATGCGTGACCATCTCGAGCCGCACCATCACAATTTGGAACAGCATGCCGAACTCCATCGTCGTGGACACCATCATCATCATCACGACGATGCAATCGATGATGTTCGCCAAGAAGACCAAGAGATGCTGGAAGTCTTGAAGCAGCTCCAGCAAGAGGTTCGCTCGCTGCGTGCGGAAGTTGAGCAACTGCGTCAGCGACCGCCGTTGCCACCGCCAGCCGTACAGCGTCGCATGATGCAACAGCGTCCCAAGGTAGTACCGTTCTGGCATCAGCTGGCCGAAGGGCTCGACGACGAGTAG
- a CDS encoding methyltransferase domain-containing protein has translation MNSSPSSRPSWQLPTGVTRGSLDYIESAAIADGYDEDLAFGSDFQFDEETIANFIPSEGLVADLGCGTARALIPLVRRGNRGLAVDLSPEMLRIVAEKAKQEQLDIACVEANLCELDMIANQSVDHAICMFSTLGMIKGADNRRTFLDHTYRMLKPGGRFVVHVHNFWFNLFEPNGAYWLASHLVKSRMTKGMERGDKYYRYRGIPNFFLHVFSRGEFARALKQSGFKVVRQIPLRMDRQGELPNSWLFGGWRASGWIALCEK, from the coding sequence ATGAACTCTTCGCCTTCCTCCCGCCCCTCGTGGCAGCTTCCGACCGGCGTTACCCGTGGTTCGCTCGACTATATCGAGTCGGCCGCGATCGCGGATGGCTACGACGAAGATCTGGCGTTCGGCAGCGACTTCCAGTTCGACGAAGAGACCATCGCCAACTTCATTCCATCTGAAGGCCTGGTGGCGGACCTCGGCTGTGGCACAGCTCGGGCACTGATTCCGCTGGTTCGCCGTGGCAACCGGGGACTCGCGGTCGATCTGTCGCCTGAGATGCTACGCATCGTCGCCGAGAAAGCGAAGCAAGAGCAGCTCGACATCGCGTGTGTCGAAGCCAATCTGTGCGAGCTCGATATGATTGCGAACCAATCGGTCGACCACGCGATCTGCATGTTCAGCACCTTGGGCATGATCAAAGGGGCCGACAATCGACGGACGTTCCTCGACCATACCTATCGCATGCTCAAGCCAGGCGGACGATTCGTTGTGCACGTGCATAACTTCTGGTTCAACCTGTTTGAACCGAATGGAGCGTATTGGCTGGCATCGCACCTGGTGAAGTCTCGGATGACCAAAGGGATGGAACGGGGCGATAAGTACTATCGCTACCGCGGCATCCCCAATTTCTTTTTGCACGTCTTCAGCCGGGGCGAATTTGCCCGAGCTTTGAAACAAAGCGGCTTCAAGGTCGTGCGGCAGATTCCACTGCGGATGGATCGCCAGGGAGAGCTTCCTAACTCGTGGTTGTTTGGCGGATGGCGGGCGAGCGGATGGATCGCGTTGTGCGAGAAGTAA